A part of Mucilaginibacter defluvii genomic DNA contains:
- a CDS encoding nucleoside deaminase has product MRYINFEGEPTISPDDFFMNEALNEAKQALAEDEIPIGAIVVCKAKIIGRGHNLTERLNDVSAHAEMQALTAAANYMGGKYLQDCTLYVTLEPCVMCAGASYWFQVARIVFGAYDQRMGFGRLNQKITHPKTEITGGIRENECAELVRNFFKSKRKS; this is encoded by the coding sequence ATGCGATACATCAACTTTGAGGGTGAACCCACTATATCACCCGATGATTTTTTTATGAACGAGGCGCTCAATGAGGCTAAGCAGGCGCTGGCCGAAGATGAGATACCCATTGGCGCTATTGTAGTTTGCAAGGCCAAGATCATTGGCAGGGGGCATAACCTTACCGAGCGGCTCAATGATGTATCGGCACATGCCGAAATGCAGGCCTTAACCGCCGCCGCCAACTATATGGGCGGCAAGTATTTGCAAGACTGCACGCTATACGTTACGCTGGAACCTTGCGTAATGTGTGCCGGTGCCTCATACTGGTTCCAGGTGGCGCGCATAGTGTTCGGCGCTTACGATCAGCGCATGGGTTTCGGGCGGTTAAACCAAAAGATCACTCACCCCAAAACAGAAATAACAGGCGGCATACGCGAGAATGAATGTGCCGAACTGGTGCGGAATTTTTTTAAGAGTAAGCGGAAGTCTTGA
- a CDS encoding hydrogen peroxide-inducible genes activator: MTITQLEYIVAVDTYRSFVTAAEKCFVTQPTLSMQIQKLEDNLGVKLFDRTKQPVIPTEIGIEVVSQARVLLAESEKIKEIISDRQKELSGELKVGIIPTIAPYILPKIITSFIEKYPQVKLVVWEQTTEQIIQQLKMGTIDCGILSTPLHEASLTEVPVFYENFVAYVSRDSNLFKKKSIQPDDIDVEEIWVLNEGHCMREQVLNICQRRKSTRGFQHFEYNTGSVETLKRMVDQNNGATILPELALADLTEKQLDRVRYFKSPEPAREVSIVIPRNFLKRRMIEALKNEILEFIPKRLKTKKKKEIVDI; encoded by the coding sequence ATGACTATTACACAACTGGAATATATAGTAGCCGTTGACACCTACCGCAGTTTTGTTACTGCCGCCGAGAAATGCTTTGTTACGCAACCCACCCTGAGCATGCAGATACAAAAACTAGAGGACAACTTAGGCGTTAAACTTTTTGACCGTACCAAACAGCCGGTTATTCCAACCGAGATAGGTATTGAAGTAGTAAGCCAGGCCCGCGTGCTTTTAGCCGAAAGTGAGAAGATAAAAGAAATTATAAGCGACAGGCAAAAGGAATTATCCGGCGAGCTGAAAGTTGGCATTATCCCGACCATAGCGCCGTACATACTTCCTAAAATTATCACCAGCTTTATAGAAAAATACCCGCAGGTAAAATTGGTGGTGTGGGAGCAAACTACCGAACAGATCATCCAGCAACTGAAAATGGGCACGATTGACTGCGGCATCCTGTCCACGCCGCTGCATGAGGCATCATTAACGGAAGTACCGGTGTTTTACGAAAATTTTGTGGCCTACGTATCGCGCGACAGCAACCTGTTTAAAAAGAAAAGCATACAGCCTGATGATATTGATGTGGAAGAAATATGGGTACTTAACGAAGGCCATTGCATGCGCGAGCAGGTACTGAACATTTGCCAGCGCCGTAAAAGCACACGCGGCTTTCAGCATTTTGAATACAATACGGGCAGCGTTGAAACACTTAAACGCATGGTTGACCAGAATAACGGCGCTACCATATTACCTGAACTCGCCCTTGCCGACCTAACCGAAAAACAATTGGACAGGGTGCGCTACTTTAAATCGCCGGAACCAGCCAGAGAAGTAAGCATCGTCATACCCCGCAACTTTTTAAAACGCCGCATGATTGAAGCGCTGAAGAACGAGATACTCGAATTTATCCCCAAAAGGTTAAAAACGAAGAAGAAGAAAGAAATAGTAGACATATAG
- a CDS encoding quinone oxidoreductase family protein, translating to MKAIVLEGLNQPLTIKDIDKPVPQPGEVLVQLKAASLNRRDWWITQGKYAGISYPSVIGSDGAGMVVEAGSDAGSGWIGKEVVIYPAHGWGESTEHQSKDFNIIGLPPNQGTFAEYISVPVTDLQPKPLHLSFEQTATLPVAGLTIFRALFTKGQVKKGNKVLITGVGGGTGAFALQYAVAAGCQVFVTSGSAKKIERARQLGALAGVNYKAQDWAEQLQQLSGGGFDVIIDSALGKGFEKLIDICKPGGRIVFFGGTAGSIPELAGRKIFWNHISILGTTLGSPAEFEQMLQFISDHKIEPVIDEVFPLAEAEKAIRKMDDSSQFGKLVLKIS from the coding sequence ATGAAAGCTATTGTACTGGAAGGGCTGAACCAGCCACTAACTATAAAAGATATTGATAAACCAGTACCTCAGCCGGGCGAGGTACTGGTGCAGTTAAAAGCGGCATCATTGAACCGCCGCGACTGGTGGATAACGCAGGGCAAATACGCGGGGATATCCTATCCCTCTGTAATCGGATCTGACGGTGCGGGCATGGTTGTGGAAGCGGGTAGCGATGCCGGTAGCGGCTGGATAGGCAAAGAGGTGGTCATCTATCCGGCGCATGGCTGGGGAGAAAGCACCGAGCACCAATCAAAGGATTTTAATATCATCGGCTTACCGCCCAACCAAGGCACATTTGCTGAATATATTTCCGTTCCGGTGACTGATTTGCAGCCTAAGCCACTTCATCTTAGCTTTGAGCAAACCGCAACATTGCCTGTAGCGGGTTTAACTATTTTTAGGGCGTTGTTTACCAAAGGGCAGGTAAAAAAGGGGAATAAGGTATTGATAACCGGAGTTGGCGGCGGTACTGGGGCTTTTGCCTTGCAATACGCCGTAGCTGCGGGCTGCCAGGTATTTGTTACCTCCGGCTCGGCTAAAAAAATAGAACGTGCACGGCAGTTGGGTGCTTTGGCAGGCGTAAATTACAAAGCACAGGATTGGGCCGAACAATTGCAGCAGCTATCGGGCGGTGGGTTTGATGTGATTATTGATAGTGCCCTGGGCAAAGGCTTTGAAAAGCTGATAGATATTTGCAAACCGGGTGGCCGCATCGTGTTTTTTGGCGGTACTGCAGGCAGCATACCCGAATTAGCCGGCCGTAAAATATTCTGGAACCACATCAGCATATTGGGTACCACGCTGGGCTCACCTGCTGAATTTGAGCAGATGCTGCAATTCATCAGCGACCATAAAATTGAGCCGGTTATTGATGAAGTCTTTCCTTTGGCTGAGGCTGAAAAAGCAATCAGGAAGATGGATGACTCAAGCCAGTTTGGTAAGTTGGTTTTAAAAATAAGTTAA
- a CDS encoding tRNA-binding protein — METISWNDFEKVELRAGTVLEALDYPEAHKPAYKVRVDFGEFGIKWSSAQITKHYSKEELVGRQIVGVINFSKKQIGKFMSEFLVTGFADENGDIVLTAIERPVPNGHKLI; from the coding sequence ATGGAAACAATATCCTGGAATGATTTTGAAAAGGTAGAACTGCGCGCGGGCACTGTACTCGAAGCGCTTGATTATCCGGAAGCTCATAAGCCTGCATATAAGGTACGTGTTGATTTTGGGGAGTTTGGCATCAAGTGGTCGAGCGCGCAAATTACCAAACACTATTCAAAGGAAGAGTTAGTTGGCCGGCAGATCGTCGGTGTGATCAATTTCTCCAAAAAGCAGATCGGCAAATTCATGTCGGAGTTTCTGGTTACCGGCTTTGCCGATGAAAACGGCGATATTGTTTTGACCGCAATTGAGCGCCCGGTTCCAAATGGCCATAAATTAATTTGA
- the glmS gene encoding glutamine--fructose-6-phosphate transaminase (isomerizing) has product MCGIVGYIGHREAYSIIIKGLHRLEYRGYDSAGISIYNNGIKVYKKAGKVSALEEFAKDLPVAGTIGMGHTRWATHGAPSDRNSHPHASNNRKLTIIHNGIIENYATIKETLLAKGHVFKSDTDTEVLIHLVEDIATATGIDLKEAVRIALNKVIGAYAIVIMSEDDPNLLIAARKGSPMVIGVGEGEYFIASDATPIVEYTKNVIYLNDNEIAYITREELLIKNIDNTVQTPYIQELDLKLEMLEKGGYDHFMLKEIYEQPRSIRDCLRGRIYPQQGNVQLGGIKEYADKLRNLDRIIIVACGTSWHAGLVGEYLIEEYARISVEVEYASEFRYRNPIITEKDLVIAISQSGETADTMAAIELAKEKGATIFGVCNVVGASIPRVTHAGVYTHAGPEIGVASTKAFTSQVTVLTLMAFYMAQQRGAITQSKLIEYLTELDAIPTLIEKALKTNDKIKEIAAKFKDSRNCLFLGRGSSFPVALEGALKLKEISYIHAEGYPAAEMKHGPIALIDAEMPVVFIATKHSSYEKVISNIQEVKARGGRVIAIVSEGDTTVKDMADYVIEIPQTGEAFVPLVATIPLQLLSYHIAVMRGCNVDQPRNLAKSVTVE; this is encoded by the coding sequence ATGTGCGGAATAGTTGGATACATCGGTCACCGTGAGGCTTATTCAATAATAATAAAAGGGCTGCACCGGCTGGAATACCGCGGGTACGACAGCGCGGGCATATCGATATATAATAATGGCATTAAGGTATACAAAAAAGCAGGCAAGGTAAGCGCGCTCGAAGAATTTGCCAAAGACCTTCCGGTAGCGGGCACCATAGGCATGGGCCACACCCGCTGGGCTACGCACGGTGCGCCAAGTGACCGTAACTCGCATCCGCATGCCTCAAACAACCGCAAGCTGACCATTATCCACAATGGCATAATTGAGAATTATGCGACCATTAAGGAAACACTACTGGCCAAAGGCCATGTGTTTAAAAGTGATACAGATACTGAAGTATTAATTCATTTAGTTGAAGACATTGCCACGGCTACGGGAATAGACCTGAAAGAAGCCGTGCGTATTGCACTAAATAAAGTGATAGGCGCTTACGCTATTGTTATTATGAGCGAGGACGACCCTAACCTGCTCATTGCGGCGCGCAAGGGCAGCCCGATGGTTATAGGTGTGGGCGAGGGCGAATACTTTATCGCTTCGGATGCTACGCCGATTGTGGAGTACACCAAAAATGTAATTTACCTGAACGATAACGAGATCGCTTACATCACCCGCGAAGAGCTGCTGATTAAAAACATCGACAATACGGTACAAACGCCCTATATACAGGAGCTTGACCTGAAGCTGGAAATGCTGGAAAAAGGCGGCTACGATCATTTTATGCTGAAGGAAATTTACGAACAGCCACGATCAATCCGCGATTGTTTGCGTGGCCGTATTTATCCGCAGCAGGGCAATGTTCAGCTGGGCGGCATTAAGGAGTATGCCGATAAGCTCCGCAACCTCGACCGTATTATTATAGTCGCCTGCGGTACATCATGGCATGCCGGCTTAGTTGGCGAGTATTTAATTGAAGAGTATGCGCGCATATCCGTTGAGGTGGAATACGCTTCTGAATTCAGGTACCGCAACCCTATTATCACCGAAAAAGACTTGGTGATAGCCATATCGCAATCCGGCGAAACGGCTGATACTATGGCAGCTATTGAGCTGGCCAAAGAGAAAGGTGCGACAATTTTTGGCGTATGTAATGTGGTGGGCGCATCCATTCCGCGTGTTACGCATGCAGGTGTTTATACCCATGCCGGTCCCGAAATCGGCGTTGCCTCAACCAAGGCGTTTACCTCACAGGTAACAGTTTTAACGCTGATGGCCTTTTATATGGCGCAGCAGCGCGGCGCTATTACCCAAAGCAAACTGATAGAATACCTGACAGAACTGGATGCTATACCTACGCTGATAGAAAAGGCTTTAAAAACTAATGACAAGATTAAGGAGATAGCCGCTAAATTTAAGGATAGCCGCAACTGTCTTTTCCTGGGCAGAGGCAGCTCATTCCCCGTAGCGCTTGAGGGCGCCTTGAAACTTAAGGAGATATCCTACATCCATGCCGAGGGTTATCCGGCGGCCGAAATGAAGCACGGACCAATCGCGCTCATAGATGCTGAAATGCCGGTGGTATTTATCGCCACCAAGCATTCATCGTACGAGAAAGTGATCAGCAACATACAGGAAGTAAAAGCACGCGGCGGCAGGGTGATCGCCATTGTAAGCGAGGGAGACACGACCGTTAAAGATATGGCCGACTACGTAATTGAGATACCGCAAACCGGTGAAGCCTTTGTACCGCTGGTGGCAACCATACCCCTGCAATTGCTATCGTACCACATCGCCGTAATGCGTGGCTGCAATGTGGATCAGCCACGTAACCTGGCAAAATCAGTAACGGTAGAGTAA
- a CDS encoding superoxide dismutase, which translates to MAFTLPALPYAPEALEPHIDKATMEIHHGKHHQAYVTNLNKALEGKPEADASIEEIVTNISKYPVAVRNNGGGHYNHSLFWTLLAPNAGGAPTGALAEAINSTFGSFDELKTKLSEAGATRFGSGWAWLIVTADKKLAVTSTPNQDNPLMDIAEVKGTPILGIDVWEHAYYLKYQNRRPDYLAAIWNVVNWEKVAELYTKATA; encoded by the coding sequence ATGGCTTTTACACTACCTGCGTTACCATACGCACCAGAGGCATTAGAACCGCACATTGATAAAGCTACCATGGAAATTCACCATGGCAAGCATCACCAGGCTTATGTTACCAACCTGAACAAAGCATTGGAAGGCAAGCCTGAGGCTGATGCCAGTATTGAGGAGATCGTAACCAATATATCAAAATACCCTGTAGCAGTACGCAACAACGGCGGTGGCCACTACAATCACTCCCTGTTCTGGACTTTGCTTGCACCAAATGCCGGCGGCGCGCCAACAGGTGCATTAGCCGAGGCTATCAACAGCACATTTGGTTCATTTGATGAATTGAAAACAAAACTTTCTGAAGCCGGTGCAACCCGTTTCGGTTCGGGCTGGGCCTGGTTAATTGTTACAGCCGATAAAAAACTGGCAGTAACTTCAACCCCGAACCAGGATAACCCTTTAATGGATATCGCCGAAGTAAAAGGTACGCCAATTTTAGGTATCGACGTGTGGGAGCACGCTTATTACCTGAAATATCAAAATCGTCGCCCGGATTACCTGGCAGCTATCTGGAACGTAGTTAACTGGGAAAAAGTAGCCGAGCTTTATACTAAAGCAACTGCTTAA
- a CDS encoding ferredoxin--NADP reductase, protein MLQLRVEKIERETADTSTFYLSNVTGEKVRYKAGQFITLVFDHHHEEIRRSYSLSSSPDEDLLAVTIKRIPNGEISRFMSTKIEVGDILNAVEPAGRFLITHSEEKKDIIIFAAGSGITQVFSQLKYILKQPGQSNIVIIYSNLSESSIIFKKQLGEMANTHADRLKVIHLLSSEANRLNNFMAEKLAKQHASNGLANADFYLCGPFAYMRMLRLTLLYMGVEPQRIRKENFVIDTVGVTPPALNYPPQKVGIAYKGEHYNIIAGENQSILQAALQNGIRLSYSCRAGVCSACAVMCTSGKVEMARNDVLTPDDLAAGWILTCTGHPVTEVEIVVD, encoded by the coding sequence ATGCTGCAGTTAAGGGTTGAGAAGATAGAGCGAGAGACAGCTGATACATCCACGTTTTACCTGAGCAATGTAACCGGCGAAAAAGTAAGGTATAAAGCTGGTCAATTTATTACGCTGGTGTTTGATCATCATCATGAGGAGATTCGCCGTTCGTATTCGTTAAGTTCATCACCTGATGAAGACTTGCTGGCTGTCACCATAAAACGCATCCCAAACGGCGAAATTTCGCGCTTCATGTCTACTAAAATCGAGGTTGGTGATATATTGAATGCGGTTGAACCCGCAGGCCGTTTCTTGATAACTCATTCCGAAGAGAAGAAAGATATAATCATATTCGCCGCAGGTAGTGGTATTACTCAGGTTTTTTCTCAGCTTAAATATATATTAAAGCAACCCGGGCAAAGCAATATAGTTATTATCTATAGCAACCTCAGCGAGTCATCAATTATATTTAAGAAGCAACTTGGCGAGATGGCAAATACCCATGCTGATAGATTAAAAGTTATACACCTGCTTAGCAGCGAAGCCAATCGGTTGAATAACTTTATGGCCGAAAAGTTGGCAAAGCAGCATGCGTCTAATGGTTTGGCTAACGCCGATTTTTACTTGTGCGGGCCTTTCGCTTACATGCGTATGCTTAGGCTTACTTTGCTGTATATGGGTGTTGAGCCTCAACGCATCCGTAAGGAAAATTTTGTGATTGATACTGTAGGAGTAACGCCGCCTGCGCTTAATTATCCGCCGCAAAAAGTTGGCATTGCCTATAAGGGTGAGCATTACAATATCATAGCAGGCGAAAATCAATCTATTTTACAGGCTGCCTTGCAAAATGGCATCAGATTATCATACAGTTGCCGGGCGGGTGTATGCTCCGCTTGTGCAGTGATGTGCACCAGCGGCAAAGTTGAAATGGCTCGAAACGATGTACTAACCCCCGATGACTTAGCCGCGGGGTGGATACTCACCTGCACCGGCCATCCGGTAACGGAGGTGGAGATAGTTGTTGATTAG
- a CDS encoding SdpI family protein, whose amino-acid sequence MDLLSWIIGPQLIGIIFTLAGYIQKRFPPKKINALYGYRMPSSMKNQETWDEANHYAARFMMRSGFMLLLVGIVTTAVLCAVNLEHETFMFVNSILLIPSAIGFCVALIVSTEKHLSRKFDNKP is encoded by the coding sequence ATGGATTTGCTTAGCTGGATAATTGGCCCGCAGCTGATCGGTATAATCTTTACTCTCGCGGGATATATTCAAAAGCGCTTTCCACCCAAAAAAATTAACGCCCTTTACGGTTACCGCATGCCCAGCTCTATGAAAAACCAGGAAACCTGGGATGAAGCTAACCATTACGCCGCCCGGTTTATGATGCGTTCGGGATTTATGTTATTGCTTGTCGGCATCGTCACAACGGCTGTTTTATGCGCGGTTAATTTAGAACACGAAACTTTTATGTTTGTGAATTCCATATTGCTTATACCATCAGCCATAGGCTTTTGTGTAGCGCTGATCGTATCAACCGAAAAACATTTATCACGTAAATTTGATAATAAACCATAA